A single Halobellus ruber DNA region contains:
- a CDS encoding rhomboid family intramembrane serine protease, which produces MDSLPVDLLSRLAVVAALLVSLAVTFLVDRPSVFGARLRERFVLGVPWGTLLSAGFVLAVYLLVQGGLRNWYSPVTIPFRAWSYFYPTGMLTAAFSHNGANHLIGNLIGTLTLAPLAEYAWGHFPRRRGAQTFSSFRTNPYVRGFVAFPAAVIAVGFLTSVFAVGPIIGFSGVVFAFAGVALVNYPLGTVIALVGGGALRLVYNALRTPTLVAMGRPAYISPWWADIAIQGHALGLLIGVLLGLWIVRTRLAGDRPSARRLWLGALLVAVEQSLWAVYWFRGGETYVLYRAVGVVLVALLAVLVVVAVVARDDPLFEWELGADSGVVRNWQVAAGVLLLATAAIAGPAVPANLFTAEAGELPGEERTVRDYEVTYAENVRNGLVSVVDVEAFGETTAVNTSGVIVRSTDRGIWTTAVPKGRLAFTGRVAVRLGGVGWRETVYAQRDGWQVLGGGTAYRVGLGDRDAMQVVYTSEPATAGPTLAGRNVTVVPTREAYRLRVTRHNGSSNETVAFPGKNESVTVDGLRFDRNVSRVTVSYNGTRLRLLTQETYE; this is translated from the coding sequence ATGGATTCGCTTCCGGTCGATCTCCTCTCCCGTCTCGCAGTCGTGGCCGCGCTTCTGGTCTCCCTCGCGGTGACGTTCCTCGTGGATCGGCCGTCGGTGTTCGGCGCCCGTCTTCGCGAACGGTTCGTGCTCGGGGTCCCCTGGGGCACGCTCCTGTCGGCCGGCTTCGTTCTCGCGGTGTACCTCCTGGTGCAGGGCGGGCTCCGGAACTGGTATTCGCCGGTCACGATCCCGTTCCGGGCGTGGTCGTACTTCTACCCGACCGGTATGCTCACCGCGGCGTTCTCCCACAACGGCGCGAACCACCTGATCGGGAACCTGATCGGGACGCTCACGCTCGCCCCGCTGGCGGAGTACGCGTGGGGCCACTTCCCCAGACGCCGGGGGGCACAGACGTTCTCCTCGTTCCGGACGAACCCCTACGTCCGCGGGTTCGTGGCGTTCCCCGCGGCGGTGATCGCCGTCGGGTTTCTGACTTCGGTGTTCGCAGTCGGCCCGATCATCGGCTTCTCGGGGGTCGTGTTCGCCTTTGCGGGCGTGGCACTGGTGAACTACCCGCTGGGGACCGTGATCGCACTCGTCGGCGGCGGCGCGCTCCGACTCGTGTACAACGCGCTCCGAACCCCCACGCTCGTCGCGATGGGCCGCCCCGCGTACATCTCGCCGTGGTGGGCCGACATCGCGATCCAGGGCCACGCCCTCGGGCTCCTGATCGGCGTCCTCCTCGGGCTGTGGATCGTCCGAACCCGCCTGGCGGGCGACCGGCCGAGCGCGCGCCGGCTCTGGCTGGGCGCCCTGCTCGTCGCGGTCGAGCAGTCGCTGTGGGCGGTGTACTGGTTCCGCGGCGGAGAGACGTACGTGCTCTATCGCGCCGTGGGCGTGGTGCTCGTCGCCCTGTTGGCCGTTCTCGTCGTGGTGGCGGTCGTCGCCCGCGACGATCCCCTCTTCGAGTGGGAACTCGGCGCCGACAGCGGCGTGGTCCGGAACTGGCAGGTCGCGGCGGGGGTGCTGCTGCTCGCGACCGCGGCGATCGCCGGGCCCGCGGTCCCGGCGAACCTCTTCACCGCGGAGGCGGGGGAGCTTCCGGGCGAGGAGCGAACGGTCCGGGATTACGAGGTCACGTACGCCGAGAACGTCCGGAACGGGCTCGTGTCCGTCGTGGACGTCGAGGCCTTCGGGGAGACCACCGCGGTCAACACTTCCGGCGTGATCGTGCGGAGCACCGACCGCGGGATCTGGACCACGGCGGTCCCGAAGGGACGGCTGGCGTTCACCGGCCGGGTCGCCGTCCGGCTCGGCGGGGTCGGCTGGCGCGAGACGGTGTACGCACAGCGCGACGGCTGGCAGGTGCTCGGCGGGGGCACCGCCTACCGGGTCGGGCTCGGCGACCGCGACGCGATGCAGGTGGTGTACACCTCCGAGCCGGCCACTGCCGGGCCGACGCTCGCCGGCCGGAACGTGACCGTCGTCCCCACGCGGGAGGCCTACCGGTTGCGGGTCACGCGCCACAACGGCTCGAGCAACGAGACTGTGGCCTTCCCCGGGAAAAACGAGTCCGTGACCGTCGACGGGCTCCGGTTCGACCGCAACGTCTCGCGGGTGACCGTCTCGTACAACGGCACGCGGCTCCGGCTTCTGACCCAGGAGACCTACGAGTGA
- a CDS encoding UPF0058 family protein, giving the protein MHKDELLELHEQMLIIKDNFAGREEVDESIFEEYENLDVDPSHVHKSKSEHKHAVFVLGNALASAMTDEEFSNAGRVGKRMEELAEDAESKL; this is encoded by the coding sequence ATGCACAAGGACGAGCTCCTGGAACTCCACGAACAGATGCTGATCATCAAGGACAACTTCGCGGGGCGCGAGGAGGTCGACGAGAGTATCTTCGAGGAGTACGAGAACCTCGATGTCGACCCTTCACACGTCCACAAATCGAAGAGCGAGCACAAACACGCCGTGTTCGTCCTCGGCAACGCGCTCGCGTCGGCGATGACCGACGAGGAGTTCTCCAACGCCGGCCGCGTGGGCAAGCGGATGGAGGAGCTGGCAGAGGACGCCGAGAGCAAACTCTGA
- a CDS encoding ribbon-helix-helix domain-containing protein, with the protein MPKVNISVPEHLEMQIAQLVDQGEFVNREEAIEELLSTGLRAFKTSGPIDEDDRLEDDGMMGHDDEYVF; encoded by the coding sequence ATGCCCAAGGTGAATATAAGCGTCCCCGAACACCTCGAAATGCAGATCGCGCAACTCGTCGATCAAGGCGAGTTCGTCAACCGGGAGGAGGCCATCGAGGAACTCCTCTCGACCGGCCTCCGTGCGTTCAAAACGAGCGGCCCGATCGACGAGGACGACCGCCTCGAAGACGACGGGATGATGGGACACGACGACGAGTACGTCTTCTGA
- a CDS encoding sulfite oxidase-like oxidoreductase: protein MAEDVTDLYREFGDSRVPPGQRASDRFPVLSKGETPSWDRETWSFEVWGAVETDLSLSYGAFQELPSTTQRQDFHCVTGWSALDCEFTGVPFTTIAERAGVGDDAVHVLFHALDGYTTDLPLSDCLHEGVLFAYGHDGDSLAPDHGGPLRVVTPHKYAYKGAKWIDGVEFLTEPKRGYWEKRGYSATANPWNEERYG, encoded by the coding sequence ATGGCCGAAGACGTCACCGACCTCTACCGGGAGTTCGGCGACTCGCGGGTGCCGCCCGGGCAGCGTGCGAGCGACCGATTCCCGGTGCTGTCGAAGGGCGAAACGCCGTCGTGGGACCGCGAGACGTGGTCCTTCGAGGTGTGGGGCGCCGTCGAGACCGATCTTTCGCTTTCCTACGGGGCGTTCCAGGAGTTGCCGTCGACGACGCAGCGGCAGGACTTCCACTGCGTCACCGGCTGGAGCGCGCTGGACTGTGAGTTCACCGGGGTCCCGTTCACCACGATCGCCGAACGGGCCGGAGTTGGCGACGACGCCGTCCACGTGCTGTTCCACGCGCTCGACGGATACACCACCGACCTCCCGCTGTCGGACTGTCTCCACGAGGGCGTCCTGTTCGCGTACGGTCACGACGGCGACAGCCTGGCGCCGGACCACGGCGGGCCGCTCCGGGTGGTCACCCCCCACAAGTACGCGTACAAGGGCGCCAAGTGGATTGACGGCGTCGAGTTCCTGACCGAGCCCAAACGGGGCTACTGGGAAAAGCGCGGCTACTCCGCCACTGCGAACCCTTGGAACGAGGAACGGTACGGGTAG
- a CDS encoding isochorismate synthase, producing MEPLRTDAAGTHLVSRSVPVEPPSFRAVLRAADTPRTVWGAPEEATVAGEGAAATLTADGAGRFDTIRNAAEALFASGDVHAGTEAARPRLFGGFGFHTDSTTGPPWEDFPGARFVFPRVQVTWVDGDAWVTVNAVGPEATAESVESRLAEERGRIESLPDAGDLADPPGVRNRRRTTAREDWREGVEAAVDRIESGDLQKVVLAQALDVDLDGDLPLPDVLARLGERYPDCYRFLVEPEPGAGRLQASLFGATPERLVSVRGRTVETDALAGTTGRGETPEEDEWLAAELAEDDKNAHEHQLVADTIKEQLAPFAASVSAGPRRIRRLATVQHLRTPITATLDRAEHVLSLVEALHPTPAVGGLPPERALETIRETEPFDRGWYAAPVGWIDAAGYGTFAVALRSAVARGDTATLFAGVGIVSDSDPDGEWDEVQLKYRPILDELEREDDGR from the coding sequence ATGGAACCGTTGCGGACCGACGCGGCGGGCACGCACCTCGTCAGTCGGTCGGTCCCCGTCGAGCCGCCGTCGTTTCGGGCTGTGCTCCGCGCCGCCGACACCCCCCGGACGGTCTGGGGCGCCCCCGAGGAGGCGACCGTGGCGGGCGAGGGCGCGGCGGCAACGCTCACCGCGGACGGCGCGGGTCGGTTCGACACCATCAGGAACGCCGCCGAGGCGCTGTTCGCGTCGGGCGACGTCCACGCCGGCACCGAAGCCGCCAGACCGCGGCTGTTCGGCGGGTTCGGCTTCCACACCGACAGCACGACGGGGCCGCCGTGGGAGGATTTCCCCGGCGCGCGGTTCGTCTTCCCCCGCGTGCAGGTCACCTGGGTCGACGGCGACGCGTGGGTGACGGTGAACGCAGTCGGCCCGGAGGCGACCGCCGAGTCAGTCGAGTCACGGTTGGCCGAGGAGCGCGGCCGGATCGAGTCGCTCCCGGACGCCGGCGACCTCGCGGACCCGCCCGGCGTGCGCAACCGACGCCGGACCACCGCCCGCGAGGACTGGCGCGAGGGCGTTGAGGCCGCGGTCGATCGGATCGAGTCGGGCGACCTCCAGAAGGTTGTGCTCGCACAGGCGCTCGACGTCGACCTCGATGGCGACCTCCCGTTGCCGGACGTGCTCGCCCGCCTGGGGGAGCGGTACCCCGACTGCTACCGCTTCCTGGTCGAGCCCGAGCCGGGTGCGGGACGGTTGCAGGCGTCGCTGTTCGGGGCGACGCCCGAGCGGCTGGTGTCGGTCCGGGGTCGGACAGTCGAGACCGACGCCCTCGCCGGAACGACCGGCCGCGGGGAAACCCCGGAGGAAGACGAGTGGTTAGCCGCGGAGCTCGCCGAGGACGACAAGAACGCCCACGAGCACCAGCTGGTCGCCGACACGATCAAAGAACAGCTCGCGCCCTTCGCGGCGTCGGTGAGCGCCGGGCCGCGCCGGATCCGACGGCTCGCCACCGTCCAGCACCTCCGGACGCCGATCACTGCGACGCTCGATCGCGCCGAACACGTGCTGTCCCTGGTGGAGGCGCTCCACCCGACGCCCGCGGTCGGCGGGCTGCCGCCGGAGCGGGCGCTTGAGACGATCAGGGAGACCGAGCCGTTCGACCGCGGGTGGTACGCCGCGCCGGTCGGGTGGATCGACGCCGCGGGCTACGGCACCTTCGCGGTCGCGCTCAGGTCGGCCGTGGCCCGCGGCGACACCGCGACGCTGTTTGCGGGCGTCGGCATCGTCTCCGATTCCGACCCCGACGGCGAGTGGGACGAGGTTCAGCTGAAGTACCGGCCGATCCTCGACGAACTCGAACGGGAGGACGACGGGCGGTGA
- the menD gene encoding 2-succinyl-5-enolpyruvyl-6-hydroxy-3-cyclohexene-1-carboxylic-acid synthase — protein sequence MTDPNRNTLWGRVLAEELAAAGVDTVCVSPGSRSTPLTVAFHRNDDIRVLSHLDERSSAYFALGRARRTGEVTPLVCTSGTAAANYHPAVIEASQSRVPLLALTADRPPELRDSGANQTIDQEKLYGDAVRWYRDVAEPEATPRKLRSLRTTAARAVARATGTPAGPVHLNLPFRKPLEPTPVEGDVPLDLPEPAERGRDGAFVDTTAGVPDLDDDRLRELASSLSEPRGLIVLGPDDAPGIDPEAVAAFAHATGFPVLADPLSGVRYGGIVRTTPVIGGYDGYLGDEIRDAWPDPDVVVRAGASPTSKPLRKYLAAVEADQYVIDPAGGWREAAFTATDLVVADPTRLFGRLSRLLAGPGSDDWRQRWVDAEAAHAGVLEESNGFCEGRILADVVDLAPDPSTLFVSNSMPVRDLDRFGAPTTASLTALGNRGASGIDGIVSAALGAGSATTDHLTLVAGDLAYYHDMNGLAAIDRCDVEATIVLINNDGGGIFHMLPIESYDPPFTSQFVTPHGLEFEPTGDLYGLSFARVEAGDGAFREAYREATASEGSHVIEVRTDAEASHRVRDRLRERAADRVLDATT from the coding sequence GTGACCGACCCGAACCGGAACACGCTCTGGGGTCGCGTGCTGGCCGAGGAACTCGCTGCCGCCGGGGTCGACACCGTCTGTGTCTCACCCGGAAGTCGGTCGACGCCGCTGACCGTCGCGTTCCACCGCAACGACGACATCCGGGTCCTTTCGCACCTCGACGAGCGGTCGTCGGCGTACTTCGCCCTGGGACGGGCCCGCCGGACCGGCGAGGTGACGCCGCTCGTGTGTACCTCGGGGACAGCCGCCGCCAACTACCACCCCGCCGTGATCGAGGCGTCCCAATCGCGGGTGCCGCTGCTCGCCCTGACCGCCGATCGGCCGCCGGAGCTCCGGGACTCCGGCGCGAACCAGACGATCGACCAGGAGAAGCTCTACGGGGACGCCGTCCGGTGGTACCGCGACGTCGCCGAACCCGAAGCGACGCCCCGAAAGCTCCGGTCGCTGCGGACGACCGCGGCCCGCGCCGTTGCCCGCGCTACCGGCACTCCTGCCGGTCCGGTCCACCTCAACCTCCCGTTCCGGAAGCCGCTTGAGCCGACGCCTGTCGAGGGGGATGTCCCACTCGACCTCCCCGAACCCGCCGAGAGGGGACGTGACGGAGCGTTCGTCGACACGACGGCGGGCGTCCCCGACCTCGACGACGACCGCCTCAGGGAGCTGGCGTCGTCGCTGTCGGAGCCGCGCGGGCTGATCGTCCTCGGACCCGACGACGCGCCGGGCATAGACCCCGAGGCGGTCGCGGCGTTCGCCCACGCCACCGGATTTCCAGTCCTGGCGGACCCGCTTTCGGGGGTCCGCTACGGCGGCATCGTCCGGACCACACCCGTAATCGGCGGCTACGACGGCTATCTCGGCGATGAGATCAGAGACGCGTGGCCCGATCCCGACGTCGTCGTCCGCGCCGGCGCGTCGCCGACGTCGAAACCCCTCAGGAAGTACCTCGCCGCGGTCGAGGCCGACCAGTACGTGATCGATCCCGCCGGCGGGTGGCGGGAGGCGGCGTTCACCGCGACCGATCTGGTTGTGGCGGACCCGACGCGGCTGTTCGGCCGATTGTCGCGGCTGCTCGCCGGGCCGGGAAGCGACGACTGGCGACAGCGGTGGGTCGACGCCGAGGCAGCGCACGCCGGGGTCCTTGAGGAGTCCAACGGGTTCTGCGAGGGGCGGATTCTGGCCGACGTCGTCGACCTCGCGCCCGACCCCTCGACCCTCTTCGTCTCGAACTCGATGCCCGTCCGGGACCTCGACCGGTTCGGCGCGCCGACGACGGCGTCGCTCACGGCGCTGGGAAACCGCGGCGCTTCGGGTATCGACGGCATCGTCTCGGCCGCGCTCGGCGCGGGGTCGGCGACGACCGACCACCTCACGCTCGTCGCCGGCGACCTGGCGTACTACCACGATATGAACGGCCTGGCGGCGATCGACCGATGCGACGTCGAGGCAACGATCGTCCTGATCAACAACGACGGCGGCGGGATCTTCCATATGCTCCCGATCGAATCGTACGATCCACCCTTCACCTCGCAGTTCGTGACGCCCCACGGCCTGGAGTTCGAGCCGACAGGAGACCTCTACGGGCTCTCCTTTGCCCGCGTTGAGGCCGGCGACGGGGCGTTCCGCGAGGCCTACCGGGAGGCGACGGCGTCTGAGGGCTCTCACGTCATCGAGGTCCGGACGGACGCGGAAGCCAGCCACCGCGTCCGCGACCGCCTCCGCGAGCGGGCGGCCGATCGGGTGCTCGACGCGACGACGTGA
- a CDS encoding 1,4-dihydroxy-2-naphthoyl-CoA synthase, whose product MVSEIFDADRWERVDGADAFDDITYHRAIDVPAVRIAFDRPEKRNAFRPGTVDELYAALDHARKQADVGCVLLTGNGPSEKDGGWAFCAGGDQSVRGESGYEYRDDDEADASDDPLVREAKAGRLHILEVQRLIRFMPKPVVAVVPGWAVGGGHSLHVICDLTLASEEHAKFLQTDPDVASFDGGFGSAYLAKQVGQKKAREIFFRGKTYTAAEAVEMGMANEAIPHAELEHVALEWADEMTDKSPTAIRMLKYAFNLADDGLVGQQVFSGEATRLAYMTAEAQEGRDAFLEGRDPDFSEYPWHY is encoded by the coding sequence ATGGTTTCGGAGATCTTCGACGCCGACCGGTGGGAGCGGGTCGACGGCGCCGACGCGTTCGACGACATCACCTACCACCGCGCGATCGACGTCCCCGCCGTCCGGATCGCCTTCGACCGCCCCGAAAAGCGGAACGCCTTCCGGCCGGGCACGGTCGACGAACTCTACGCGGCGCTTGATCACGCCAGAAAGCAGGCGGACGTCGGCTGCGTGTTGCTCACCGGGAACGGACCCTCCGAGAAGGACGGCGGGTGGGCGTTCTGCGCCGGCGGCGACCAGTCGGTCCGCGGGGAGTCGGGCTACGAGTATCGCGACGACGACGAGGCCGACGCATCGGACGACCCCCTGGTTCGTGAGGCGAAGGCCGGCCGGCTCCACATCCTGGAGGTCCAGCGGCTGATCCGGTTTATGCCCAAACCCGTCGTCGCGGTCGTGCCGGGCTGGGCTGTCGGCGGCGGCCACTCGCTGCACGTGATCTGCGATCTGACGCTGGCCTCGGAGGAACACGCGAAGTTCCTCCAGACCGACCCCGACGTTGCCTCCTTCGACGGCGGGTTCGGGTCGGCGTACCTCGCGAAACAGGTGGGCCAGAAGAAGGCCCGGGAGATCTTCTTCCGCGGGAAGACCTACACCGCGGCGGAGGCCGTCGAGATGGGGATGGCAAACGAGGCGATCCCCCACGCGGAGTTGGAGCACGTCGCCTTAGAGTGGGCCGACGAGATGACGGATAAATCACCGACCGCGATACGGATGCTGAAGTACGCGTTCAACCTGGCCGACGACGGGTTAGTCGGCCAGCAGGTGTTCTCCGGGGAGGCGACCCGGCTCGCGTATATGACCGCGGAAGCACAGGAAGGGCGGGACGCGTTCTTGGAGGGTCGCGACCCCGACTTTTCGGAGTATCCCTGGCACTACTAG
- a CDS encoding 1,4-dihydroxy-2-naphthoate polyprenyltransferase has product MTTQDISRREAWVIAARPQTLPAAASPVIVGTGLAVHDGVFAVLPAIAALVGAGLIQVGTNFANDYYDAVQGADTEAREGFTRVTAGGLIAAESVKRAMVLTFAAAILLGTYLVYVGGVPILVIGVLSVASGIAYTGGPYPLGYHGLGDLFVFVFFGIVAVAGTYYAQAAAVMAAPFPVGIPPGTLPTAAVVAALPIAALSTDILVVNNVRDRAEDATTGKRTLVVRFGYGFARAQFVAMLVLAYAVPLWFLLRPGYSAAVVLPYLTLPYALTIARTMLTETAGEVLNPILERTGRLLAGYAVLFALGLASTGLV; this is encoded by the coding sequence ATGACCACGCAGGACATCTCCCGGCGGGAGGCGTGGGTGATCGCCGCCCGACCTCAAACCCTGCCCGCGGCCGCCTCGCCCGTGATCGTCGGCACGGGACTGGCGGTCCACGACGGCGTCTTCGCGGTTCTCCCCGCGATCGCGGCGCTCGTCGGCGCGGGACTCATCCAGGTCGGCACCAACTTCGCCAACGATTACTACGACGCGGTACAGGGCGCGGACACGGAAGCGCGGGAGGGGTTCACCCGCGTCACCGCCGGCGGCCTCATCGCGGCGGAGAGCGTCAAACGCGCGATGGTGCTCACCTTCGCGGCAGCGATCCTCCTGGGAACATACCTCGTCTACGTCGGCGGCGTTCCGATCCTGGTGATCGGGGTGCTGTCTGTGGCCTCGGGAATCGCCTACACCGGGGGGCCGTACCCGCTCGGATACCACGGTCTCGGCGACCTCTTCGTGTTCGTGTTCTTCGGGATCGTCGCCGTCGCGGGCACCTACTACGCCCAAGCTGCCGCGGTGATGGCCGCTCCGTTCCCGGTCGGGATCCCCCCGGGGACGCTCCCGACCGCGGCGGTCGTCGCCGCGCTCCCGATCGCGGCGCTTTCGACCGACATCCTGGTGGTGAACAACGTCCGCGACAGGGCGGAGGACGCCACGACCGGCAAGCGGACGCTCGTGGTCCGGTTCGGGTACGGGTTCGCGCGGGCGCAGTTCGTCGCGATGCTCGTGCTCGCGTACGCCGTCCCGCTGTGGTTCCTCCTGCGGCCGGGGTACTCCGCTGCAGTCGTGCTCCCGTACCTGACGCTCCCGTACGCACTCACCATCGCGCGGACGATGCTGACCGAGACCGCAGGTGAGGTGTTGAATCCGATCTTAGAGCGGACCGGCCGACTGCTCGCGGGGTATGCGGTCCTGTTCGCCCTCGGCCTCGCGAGTACGGGGCTCGTATGA
- a CDS encoding mandelate racemase/muconate lactonizing enzyme family protein: MIRYDPFSLRLSSPLGTAAGRITDRKGFVVRVEADGHRGVGEAAPLPGWTESYDDCEAALADAAAPNGDDAPAPDDPAAGVDVATPAARHGVELARADALARAADESLAAWLADGSPAGSVPVNATVGDASIEASAAATREAVDAGYEAVKVKIGARKVGEDEERLRAVREAAGDGVELRADANGGLDASAAERLVGVAADLDFAYVEQPRPASDLAGNAALRDRGIDIALDESIAAVGIDAVLERDAADVVVCKPMALGGPVRTRDLARRAAADGVEGVVTTTIDGAVARTGALHVAAALPDVPACGLATGERLESDLAADPAPVEDGRMVVPSGPGLAGAAFDPLRREGGLPDSE; the protein is encoded by the coding sequence ATGATCCGATACGACCCCTTCTCGCTGCGGTTGTCGTCGCCGCTCGGGACGGCTGCCGGCCGGATCACGGACCGGAAGGGGTTCGTGGTCCGGGTCGAGGCCGACGGCCACCGGGGGGTCGGCGAGGCGGCACCGCTGCCCGGGTGGACCGAGTCGTACGACGACTGCGAGGCGGCCCTCGCGGATGCGGCCGCACCGAACGGGGATGACGCCCCCGCACCCGACGATCCGGCCGCCGGAGTCGACGTCGCGACGCCCGCAGCGCGGCACGGGGTCGAACTCGCACGAGCCGATGCACTCGCCCGCGCGGCCGACGAGTCGCTCGCGGCGTGGCTCGCCGACGGGTCACCCGCGGGGTCGGTTCCGGTCAACGCGACTGTCGGCGACGCCTCCATCGAGGCCAGCGCGGCGGCGACCCGCGAGGCCGTCGACGCGGGGTACGAGGCGGTGAAAGTGAAGATCGGCGCGCGGAAGGTCGGCGAGGACGAGGAACGGCTGCGTGCCGTGCGGGAGGCTGCGGGCGACGGCGTCGAACTCCGCGCCGACGCCAACGGGGGGTTGGACGCTTCCGCGGCCGAGCGACTCGTCGGCGTGGCTGCCGACCTGGATTTCGCGTACGTCGAACAGCCGCGGCCGGCGTCGGATCTCGCCGGCAACGCCGCGTTGCGTGACCGGGGAATCGACATCGCCCTCGACGAGTCGATTGCGGCCGTCGGCATCGACGCGGTGCTCGAACGCGACGCGGCCGACGTTGTCGTCTGCAAGCCGATGGCCCTCGGTGGGCCCGTCCGGACTCGCGACCTCGCCCGCCGTGCCGCGGCCGACGGGGTCGAAGGCGTCGTGACGACGACGATCGACGGGGCCGTCGCCCGGACCGGTGCGTTGCACGTCGCGGCCGCGCTGCCGGACGTCCCCGCCTGCGGGCTTGCCACCGGAGAGCGACTCGAATCGGATCTCGCGGCCGACCCGGCGCCGGTCGAGGACGGCCGGATGGTCGTTCCGTCGGGGCCCGGACTCGCCGGGGCGGCGTTCGACCCGTTGCGGCGGGAGGGGGGGCTACCCGACAGCGAGTAA
- the pyrI gene encoding aspartate carbamoyltransferase regulatory subunit, whose protein sequence is MTDTDRELRVSKIRNGTVIDHLTAGQALNVLALLGIDGSGGETVSVGMNVPSDTLATKDIVKVEDRELSQSEVDVLAVISPEATINIIRDYEVIEKQRIERPESVEGVLSCPNRNCITTGDEPIRTRFAVLEEGLRCHYCDEIVRESEITSHLTVT, encoded by the coding sequence ATGACCGACACCGACCGCGAACTCCGCGTCTCGAAGATCCGGAACGGGACCGTGATCGACCACCTGACTGCGGGGCAGGCGCTGAACGTGCTCGCGCTGCTCGGGATCGACGGGTCCGGCGGCGAGACAGTCTCGGTCGGGATGAACGTCCCCTCCGACACCCTCGCGACGAAGGACATCGTCAAGGTCGAGGATCGGGAACTGAGCCAATCCGAGGTCGACGTGCTGGCGGTGATCTCCCCGGAGGCGACGATCAACATCATCCGCGACTACGAGGTCATCGAAAAACAGCGGATCGAGCGGCCCGAGTCGGTCGAGGGAGTGCTTTCGTGTCCGAACCGGAACTGCATCACGACCGGCGACGAGCCGATCCGAACCCGGTTTGCCGTCCTCGAGGAGGGACTCCGGTGTCACTACTGCGACGAGATCGTCAGGGAGTCCGAGATCACCTCGCACCTCACGGTGACCTGA
- the pyrB gene encoding aspartate carbamoyltransferase, whose product MRQDHLISATQLSRADIEAVLDRAAEIDADPAAWHGRHSGSILGLCFFEPSTRTRMSFDTAMKRLGGRTTDMGAVESSSVKKGETLADTMRVLEGYADALVLRHPSEGAAAMAAEFVDVPLVNAGDGAGQHPTQTLLDLYTIRENAGLDDITVGIMGDLKYGRTVHSLASALTNFDVRQEFVSPESLRLPRSVRYDLHGSGAQVREHTDLDGVLADLDILYVTRIQRERFPDENEYRKVAGEYRIDAEDLDVAKDSLTVLHPLPRVDEIAPEVDDTRHAKYFEQAHNGVPIRMALLDSLLETDTEGDR is encoded by the coding sequence ATGCGCCAGGACCACCTCATCTCCGCGACCCAGCTCTCGCGGGCGGACATCGAGGCGGTGCTCGACCGCGCGGCGGAGATCGACGCCGATCCCGCGGCGTGGCACGGTCGACACTCGGGGTCGATCCTCGGGCTCTGCTTCTTCGAGCCCAGCACCCGCACGCGGATGAGCTTCGACACCGCGATGAAACGCCTCGGCGGGCGGACCACCGATATGGGCGCCGTCGAGTCGTCGTCGGTCAAGAAGGGGGAGACCCTGGCCGACACGATGCGGGTACTCGAAGGGTATGCCGACGCCCTCGTGCTACGACACCCCTCGGAAGGGGCGGCCGCGATGGCCGCGGAGTTCGTCGACGTTCCGCTCGTGAACGCCGGTGACGGGGCCGGACAGCACCCCACACAGACGCTGTTGGATCTCTATACGATCCGCGAGAACGCCGGGCTGGACGACATCACTGTGGGGATTATGGGGGATCTCAAGTACGGCCGGACGGTCCACTCGTTGGCGTCGGCGCTGACGAACTTCGACGTGCGCCAGGAGTTCGTCAGCCCCGAGAGCCTCCGACTCCCGCGGAGCGTCCGCTATGACCTCCACGGGTCCGGAGCACAGGTGCGGGAACACACCGACCTCGACGGGGTGCTGGCCGACCTGGACATCCTCTACGTTACCCGGATCCAGCGCGAGCGGTTCCCCGACGAAAACGAGTACCGCAAGGTGGCCGGCGAGTACCGGATCGACGCCGAGGACCTCGATGTCGCCAAGGACTCGCTGACGGTGCTGCACCCGTTGCCGCGGGTCGACGAGATCGCGCCGGAGGTCGACGACACCCGCCACGCGAAGTACTTCGAGCAGGCACACAATGGGGTGCCGATCAGGATGGCGCTTCTGGATTCCCTGCTGGAGACCGACACGGAGGGGGATCGATGA